The genome window TTCACTGGTGGCCGTTGTTCCTATGACCTTCCTGATCACCTCAACCACCGGGACCAACAGGTCTACCTGCCTTGACCTCACCAGTTCGGATGACCTCGCCACCATCAAATGGTACAATCTAGTTTTGACGGCCACTACTTTCTGCCTTCCCCTGGTGATAGTGACACTTTGCTATACGACGATCATCTACACCCTAACCCAAGGACCTCACAATCACAGCTGCCTGAAGCAGAAAGCTAGAAGGCTAACCATCCTGCTACTCCTCgtgttttatatatgttttttaccCTTCCACATCTTGAGGGTCATCCGGATCGAATCTCGCCTGCTTTCAATCAGCTGCTCTGTTGAGAATCAGATCCATGAGGCTTACATCGTTTCTAGACCCTTGGCTGCCCTGAACACCTTTGGTAACCTACTACTGTACGTGGTGGTCAGTGACAACTTTCAGCAGGCCATCTGCTCCATGGTGAGATGCAACGCAAGTGTGGACCTAGAGCAAGCAAAAAAAATCAGTTACTCAAACAACCCTTGACATACTTCAGCTAGTCAACCAAGAAGAGCCTGCTCAGACTTGAACTTCTAAGAAGTCCAGAATAGCTCCCTCAATggctctcagtaaata of Halichoerus grypus chromosome 4, mHalGry1.hap1.1, whole genome shotgun sequence contains these proteins:
- the OXGR1 gene encoding 2-oxoglutarate receptor 1; protein product: MNEPPDSFANASDFPDYAAPFGNCTDEKIPLKRHYLPVIYSIIFLVGFPGNAVAISTYIFKMRPWKGSTVIMLNLACTDLLYLTSFPFLIHYYASDENWIFGAFMCKFIRFGFHFNLYSSILFLTCFSIFRYFVIIHPLSCFSIHKTRWAVVACAVVWIVSLVAVVPMTFLITSTTGTNRSTCLDLTSSDDLATIKWYNLVLTATTFCLPLVIVTLCYTTIIYTLTQGPHNHSCLKQKARRLTILLLLVFYICFLPFHILRVIRIESRLLSISCSVENQIHEAYIVSRPLAALNTFGNLLLYVVVSDNFQQAICSMVRCNASVDLEQAKKISYSNNP